CCATGTGAACCCCCTCCTCGGTGACGTCATGCCCACCTTCGGCGTCCTCGTCGTGGTCGAAACGCACGATCTCAGCCCACTCGTCGCCGAGCAGGTATTCGAGCTGCACGAAGAACCGAGGGACGCGCCCGCGCTCGGTAGCGATCCCACGCCGGAGTTGGGCCTTCGCGGTGAGCGGGATCTTGTCGACGTGATCGTACTGGCCCATGCGTCACTCATCGCCCTCGATATCCCAGCCATGCAGCAGCACTCCCTTCCACGTGAGCCCACGCC
This window of the Halococcus agarilyticus genome carries:
- a CDS encoding DUF7718 family protein; amino-acid sequence: MGQYDHVDKIPLTAKAQLRRGIATERGRVPRFFVQLEYLLGDEWAEIVRFDHDEDAEGGHDVTEEGVHMDVYRDGEKIDTVQVAGPMPASEALDLAEDHLAEELQRLIRRFEQWHNLSPNRDSDR